In one Bos mutus isolate GX-2022 chromosome 19, NWIPB_WYAK_1.1, whole genome shotgun sequence genomic region, the following are encoded:
- the PSMD3 gene encoding 26S proteasome non-ATPase regulatory subunit 3: MKQEGSARRRGADKAKPPPGGGEQEPPPPPAPQDVEMKEEAAAGGGSTGETAGKTAAAAAEHSQRELDTVTLEDIKEHVKQLEKAVSGKEPRFVLRALRMLPSTSRRLNHYVLYKAVHGFFTSNNATRDFLLPFLEEPMDTEADLQFRPRTGKAASAPLLPEVEAYLQLLMVIFLMNSKRYKEAQKISDDLMQKISTQNRRALDLVAAKCYYYHARVYEFLDKLDVVRSFLHARLRTATLRHDTDGQATLLNLLLRNYLHYSLYDQAEKLVSKSVFPEQANNNEWARYLYYTGRIKAIQLEYSEARRTMTNALRKAPQHTAVGFKQTVHKLLIVVELLLGEIPDRLQFRQPSLKRSLMPYFLLTQAVRTGNLAKFNQVLDQFGEKFQADGTYTLIIRLRHNVIKTGVRMISLSYSRISLADIAQKLQLDSPEDAEFIVAKAIRDGVIEASINHEKGYVQSKEMIDIYSTREPQLAFHQRISFCLDIHNMSVKAMRFPPKSYNKDLESAEERREREQQDLEFAKEMAEDDDDSFP; this comes from the exons ATGAAGCAGGAGGGCTCGGCGCGGCGCCGCGGCGCGGACAAGGCGAAGCCGCCGCCCGGCGGAGGGGAACAAGAACCACCGCCGCCCCCGGCCCCCCAGGATGTGGAGATGAaagaggaggcggcggcgggtgGCGGATCAACCGGGGAGACCGCTGGCAAGACGGCGGCTGCGGCGGCTGAGCACTCCCAGCGAGAGCTGGACACCGTCACCTTGGAGG ACATCAAGGAGCATGTGAAacagctggagaaggcagtgtCGGGCAAGGAGCCTCGGTTTGTGCTGCGGGCCCTACGGATGCTGCCTTCCACGTCCCGCCGCCTCAACCACTACGTTCTGTACAAGGCCGTGCACGGCTTCTTCACTTCCAACAATGCCACTCGAGACTTCTTGCTacccttcctggaagag cccatggacacagaagccgaTTTACAGTTCCGTCCCCGAACAGGAAAAGCTGCGTCGGCTCCCCTCCTGCCTGAAGTGGAAGCCTACCTCCAGCTTCTCATGGTCATCTTCCTGATGAACAGCAAGCGCTACAAAGAG GCACAGAAGATTTCTGATGATCTGATGCAGAAGATCAGCACTCAGAACCGCCGGGCCTTGGACCTTGTGGCTGCCAAGTGTTACTATTATCACGCCCGGGTCTATGAGTTCCTGGATAAGCTGGATGTGGTGCGCAG CTTCTTGCACGCTCGGCTCCGGACCGCCACCCTGCGGCACGACACGGACGGGCAGGCCACGCTGCTGAACCTCCTGCTGCGGAACTACCTGCACTACAGCCTGTACGACCAGGCCGAGAAGTTGGTGTCCAAGTCCGTGTTCCCCGAGCAGGCCAACAACAACGAGTGGGCAAGGTACCTCTACTACACAG GGCGCATCAAAGCCATCCAGCTGGAGTACTCAGAGGCCCGAAGAACAATGACCAACGCCCTTCGGAAGGCCCCTCAGCACACAGCGGTCGGCTTCAAACAGACG GTGCACAAGCTTCTGATTGTGGTGGAGTTGCTGCTGGGGGAGATCCCAGACCGGCTGCAGTTCCGTCAACCATCCCTCAAGCGCTCACTCATGCCCTACTTCCTTCTGACCCAGG CTGTCAGGACAGGAAACCTAGCCAAGTTCAACCAGGTCCTGGATCAGTTTGGGGAGAAGTTCCAAGCAGATGGGACCTATACCCTCATCATCCGACTGCGGCACAACGTCATCAAGACAG GTGTGCGCATGATCAGCCTCTCCTATTCCCGCATCTCCTTGGCGGACATCGCCCAGAAGCTGCAGCTTGATAGCCCAGAGGATGCAGAGTTCATTGTCGCCAAG GCCATTCGAGATGGCGTCATTGAGGCCAGCATCAACCACGAGAAGGGCTACGTCCAGTCCAAGGAGATGATTGACATCTATTCCACCCGTGAGCCCCAGTTAGCCTTCCACCAGCGCATCTCCTTCTGCCTGGATATTCACAACATGTCTGTCAAG GCCATGAGGTTTCCTCCCAAATCCTACAACAAGGACTTGGAGTCTGCAGAG GAGCGGCGAGAGCGGGAACAGCAGGACTTGGAGTTTGCCAAGGAGATGGCAGAAGACGACGATGACAGCTTCCCTTga
- the CSF3 gene encoding granulocyte colony-stimulating factor has protein sequence MKLMVLQLLLWHSALWTVHEATPLGPARSLPQSFLLKCLEQVRKIQADGAELQERLCAAHKLCHPEELMLLRHSLGIPQAPLSSCSSQSLQLTSCLNQLHGGLFLYQGLLQALAGISPELAPTLDTLQLDVTDFATNIWLQMEDLGAAPAVQPTQGAMPTFTSAFQRRAGGVLVASQLHRFLELAYRGLRYLAEP, from the exons ATGAAGCTGATGG TCCTGCAGCTGCTCCTCTGGCACAGTGCGCTCTGGACGGTGCACGAAGCCACCCCCCTTGGCCCTGCCCGATCCCTGCCCCAGAGCTTCCTGCTCAAGTGCTTAGAGCAAGTGAGGAAAATCCAGGCTGATGGCGCCGAGCTGCAGGAGAGGCTG TGTGCCGCCCACAAGCTGTGCCACCCGGAGGAGCTGATGCTGCTCAGGCACTCTCTGGGCATCCCCCAGGCTCCCCTAAGCAGCTGCTCCAGCCAGTCCCTGCAGCTG ACGAGCTGCCTGAACCAACTACACGGCGGCCTCTTTCTctaccagggcctcctgcaggcCCTGGCGGGCATCTCCCCAGAGCTGGCCCCCACCTTGGACACACTGCAGCTGGACGTCACTGACTTTGCCACGAACATCTGGCTGCAG ATGGAGGACCTGGGGGCGGCCCCCGCTGTGCAGCCCACCCAGGGCGCCATGCCGACCTTCACTTCAGCCTTCCAACGCAGAGCAGGAGGGGTCCTGGTTGCTTCCCAGCTGCATCGTTTCCTGGAGCTGGCATACCGTGGCCTGCGCTACCTTGCTGAGCCCTGA